The Obesumbacterium proteus DNA window GCCACCCAACGTTGATGATGCGGAGTTCGGAGGCCTGTAACGTCGAGAATTAGCGGTCAAAAGTGTCGGCGTAGAGGCATCAATGCAAACGGATGACGATTTCTTCAACGTGAAGCACAGAATATCTCTATAATGCGCCCTGACGCTTTTTGCGAACTAAAATCGAGAGGATGTACCCGGTAATGATGAATAATGATGTTTTACGCAGCGTTCGCTACATGCTGAATCTGAATAACGAGAAAATGATCAGCATCTTAGCTCTGGCCGACACCAAGGTGACGCTGGAAGAAATGGCGAGCTTCGTAACCAAAGAAGGTGAAGAAGGCTTTAAGGTTTGTCCTGACGTCGTGATGGGCTATTTCCTGAATGGTCTGATCTTCTTCAAACGTGGCAAAGACGAAAAATATCCTGCGCCAAAAGTTGAACGTCGTATCACCAACAACATTATTCTGAAAAAACTGCGCGTGGCATTTGAGCTGAAATCCGTGGATATTATTGAGATCTTAAAGTCTCAAGATTTCGCGATTACTGAATCCGAACTGAGCGCGATTTTCCGCGCCGACGGTCACAAACACTACCGTGAATGTGGCGATCAACTGCTGCGTTACTTCCTGAAAGGCTTAGCTGCGCGCGTGCGTAAAGGCTAATTCTCACAGCGTTAAAAAACCGCTCACGGTTCTGCCGTTGCAGCGGTTTTTTTATCCCCCGCGTTAACACCCCGTTTGTACTTCAATATTGCCTGCCCATAAATTACGTTCTTAGTAGTGAAACTCAGCCAGTAAAATAGGTGCGAATTAATCGCTAACTTTTCGAAATGTGATCATCATCACTTCACTAAATATAATCTTAAGTCTTCGCTTCAAAAGGGCCTGCTTTCGTTTCTCAATGAGTATTTTTTTCTGTGAGAAGCGCCAGATAGCTATTCAACTCACAAATTTCCCTCTTCGTTGTTTCGTTGTTTGTCTTTCACTGTATTTTACATCGAAAGGTTTTTTGGCCTATTTTGCCCAAAAAGTAGGCTGTAACCGCGATCACAATTTCACTTCACTGCCTTTGCTGTAATGCATTCGAAAGAGAGCGAAAGCTTCTTGACTTAAACACCACACTCCAAGGAGTCATGGATATGACGTTAGATACCGTAAAACGCCGCGAACAGATTATTGACCTGTTGTGCCACGAGGGCAGCGTGCGCGTTGAACCTCTCAGCGCGCGCTTTGGGGTGTCAAGCGTCACCATCCGTAACGACCTGCGTTATCTGGAACAAAAAGGCTGTGCGCTGCGCTCTTACGGCGGCGCCATGCTTAATCAGCAATTCGCGTTTGATCGGCCTTTGCAAGATAAAGGGCGCATGAACCGCGACGTTAAATCGCGTATCGCTGCTAAAGCGGCAGAGTACGTGAAAGACGGCGATACGCTGATTTTAGATTCTGGATCGACCACCACGCAGATTACGCCGCACCTCAAGGGGCGACGCGATCTGGTGGTCATGACTAACGCGTTGAACATTGCCTATGAACTGGCGGGGTTTGA harbors:
- a CDS encoding DUF1456 family protein; this encodes MMNNDVLRSVRYMLNLNNEKMISILALADTKVTLEEMASFVTKEGEEGFKVCPDVVMGYFLNGLIFFKRGKDEKYPAPKVERRITNNIILKKLRVAFELKSVDIIEILKSQDFAITESELSAIFRADGHKHYRECGDQLLRYFLKGLAARVRKG
- the agaR gene encoding transcriptional repressor AgaR; the protein is MTLDTVKRREQIIDLLCHEGSVRVEPLSARFGVSSVTIRNDLRYLEQKGCALRSYGGAMLNQQFAFDRPLQDKGRMNRDVKSRIAAKAAEYVKDGDTLILDSGSTTTQITPHLKGRRDLVVMTNALNIAYELAGFERIEVMVLGGSVRQNSYSLYGPAAEQQLRQHRFDTLFLGVDGFDLEAGITTPHTGEAHLNRVMCEVAHEIIAVVDSSKFGRKSFCMIREAGQIHRLITDSRIPDNYKRALTELGVEVIIADD